The following proteins come from a genomic window of Misgurnus anguillicaudatus unplaced genomic scaffold, ASM2758022v2 HiC_scaffold_28, whole genome shotgun sequence:
- the LOC141362514 gene encoding uncharacterized protein, translating into MVKEEEDDKMRESGGRDKSSPQREGTDEGTPETQEQHSSDPPERTDSSTSIGRAGDTGRAGDTGRAGDTGRAGDTGRAGDTGRAGDTGRAGDTGRAGDTGRAGDTGRAGDTGRAGDTGRAGDTGRAGDSGDLGEVDGTGCTGEVFFLLVFRLGRGAESAEGVGDSTAGPPNSEAEPPDAESQEACLSRFPLRLSGGQDTGGRDENAVSVENTPTRRRSGMVARGAGKEVLPPWNAPLAVAPLHALLPPRRTSLVPRKAS; encoded by the exons atggtgaaggaggaggaagacgaCAAG ATGAGGGAGTCCGGAGGGAGGGACAAGAGTTCACCACAACGGGAGGGGACTGACGAGGGAACACCGGAGACACAGGAG CAACACAGTTCCGATCCGCCGGAAAGGACGGATTCTTCCACGTCCATCGGACGCGCCGGCGACACAGGACGCGCCGGCGACACAGGACGCGCCGGCGACACAGGACGCGCCGGCGACACAGGACGCGCCGGCGACACAGGACGCGCCGGCGACACAGGACGCGCCGGCGACACAGGACGCGCCGGCGACACAGGACGCGCCGGCGACACAGGACGCGCCGGCGACACAGGACGCGCCGGCGACACAGGACGCGCCGGCGACACAGGACGCGCCGGCGACTCTGGAGACTTGGGGGAAGTAGATGGTACCGGCTGCACGGGAGAGGTGTTCTTCCTCCTCGTCTTCCGTCTGGGACGAGGAGCGGAAAGCGCCGAAGGAGTGGGAGACAGCACGGCCGGACCACCCAACTCCGAAGCTGAGCCACCCGACGCCGAGTCCCAGGAGGCATGTCTCTCACGTTTCCCCCTGAGACTGTCGGGTGGACAGGACACCGGTGGCAGAGACGAGAATGCCGTGTCTGTAGAGAACACTCCCACTCGCCGACGCTCCGGGATGGTTGCCAGAGGGGCTGGAAAAGAGGTCCTTCCTCCCTGGAATGCCCCTCTGGCCGTGGCACCTCTCCACGCGTTGCTTCCCCCGCGTCGAACCAGTCTAGTACCACGAAAAGCCTCGTAG